The Hydrogenimonas thermophila genome includes a window with the following:
- the purH gene encoding bifunctional phosphoribosylaminoimidazolecarboxamide formyltransferase/IMP cyclohydrolase, with protein MSRALVSVSDKTGVVEFAKGLEELGFEIVSTGGTLKVLKENGIQAIDISEVTKFPEMFDGRVKTLNPYVHGGILHRRDLSSHVETAKEHGIIGIDLVCVNLYPFKATIERTDDFDEIIENIDIGGPAMVRSAAKNFNDVIIVTDPNDYAPILEALKNGNNTLEMRRNLMIKAFEHTAAYDSMIANYMNKRFNDGFGDKQFIVGNKVCNTRYGENPHQKGALYEFDNFFSKNFKTIKGEASFNNLTDISGAVKIAAAFGEENAVCIVKHGNPCGFAIRDSLLDAYVDALKCDPVSAFGGVVAVNGVVDKELAEKMNEIFLEVIIAGRITPEAREVFASKKRIKLFEYDSDRLLVSDDAYDFKHISGGFVYQDADKVKDEEITGAECKSNREATEQEMKDLEIAYKVAALTKSNCVVYVKDGAMVAVGMGMTSRVDAARCALKKAEEVGLDVTGAAMASEAFFPFRDSIDAAAAAGVKAIIEPGGSIRDDEVIEAANEHGIALYFTGVRHFLH; from the coding sequence ATTGATATTAGCGAAGTAACAAAGTTTCCTGAAATGTTTGATGGACGGGTTAAAACACTTAACCCTTATGTTCACGGTGGTATTTTGCATCGCCGTGATTTGTCTTCACATGTTGAGACTGCTAAAGAACACGGGATTATAGGAATAGACTTAGTTTGTGTTAACCTATATCCTTTTAAAGCTACAATTGAGAGAACCGATGATTTTGATGAAATCATTGAAAATATCGATATTGGCGGTCCTGCAATGGTCAGAAGTGCCGCAAAGAATTTCAATGATGTAATTATTGTAACTGATCCAAATGATTATGCACCGATTCTTGAAGCGCTTAAAAATGGAAACAATACGCTTGAAATGCGAAGAAATCTAATGATCAAAGCGTTCGAGCATACAGCAGCATATGACAGTATGATAGCAAACTATATGAATAAGCGATTTAATGATGGTTTTGGAGATAAACAGTTTATTGTTGGAAACAAAGTTTGCAATACTCGTTATGGTGAAAACCCTCATCAAAAGGGTGCATTGTATGAGTTTGATAACTTTTTTAGCAAAAACTTTAAAACCATCAAGGGAGAGGCTAGTTTTAATAACCTCACAGACATAAGTGGAGCTGTTAAAATTGCGGCAGCATTTGGAGAGGAAAATGCTGTTTGTATTGTCAAGCATGGAAACCCTTGTGGTTTTGCAATCCGCGATAGTTTGCTTGATGCTTATGTAGATGCACTGAAGTGTGACCCTGTTTCTGCATTTGGCGGTGTGGTTGCTGTAAATGGTGTAGTCGATAAAGAGTTAGCTGAAAAGATGAATGAAATCTTCCTTGAAGTAATTATTGCCGGTAGAATTACTCCTGAAGCAAGAGAAGTATTTGCATCTAAAAAGCGTATTAAGCTATTTGAATATGATAGTGACAGACTTCTTGTAAGTGATGATGCTTATGACTTCAAGCATATTTCTGGCGGATTTGTTTATCAAGATGCTGACAAAGTTAAAGATGAAGAGATAACTGGTGCTGAGTGTAAGTCAAATAGAGAGGCAACAGAGCAAGAGATGAAAGATCTTGAAATTGCTTATAAAGTTGCTGCACTTACAAAGTCTAACTGTGTTGTTTATGTAAAAGATGGAGCAATGGTAGCAGTTGGTATGGGTATGACAAGCCGTGTTGATGCTGCAAGATGTGCTCTTAAAAAAGCAGAAGAGGTAGGCTTGGATGTTACAGGTGCTGCAATGGCTAGTGAAGCCTTCTTCCCATTTAGAGACTCCATAGATGCTGCAGCGGCTGCAGGTGTAAAAGCGATCATAGAGCCGGGCGGATCAATCCGTGATGATGAAGTGATTGAAGCTGCCAATGAACATGGAATTGCGCTATACTTTACAGGAGTTAGACACTTCTTGCATTAA
- a CDS encoding Uma2 family endonuclease, whose translation MISIKLEDINYTYDDCKLWEGDWELIEGIPFALSPSPICKHQSILVSISSFLLGQLEECHNCEVLGRIDYKISERTVVRPDVVLICNEKNEDYLTKAPEIIVEIISKSTAKKDEVYKFDLYETEKVKYYIIVYPDDLRAKIYKHNGEKYIKEGNFFEETYFFEETTCKVNLDFKKVFKKFRN comes from the coding sequence ATGATCTCTATTAAGTTAGAAGATATTAATTATACTTATGATGATTGCAAACTTTGGGAAGGAGATTGGGAGTTAATAGAAGGCATTCCTTTTGCCTTGTCTCCTTCTCCTATATGTAAGCATCAGAGTATTTTAGTTTCTATTTCAAGTTTTTTATTGGGACAATTAGAAGAATGTCATAATTGCGAAGTTTTAGGTAGAATTGATTACAAAATATCTGAAAGAACTGTAGTGCGGCCAGATGTTGTTTTAATTTGTAATGAAAAAAATGAAGACTATCTTACAAAAGCTCCTGAGATTATTGTAGAGATTATAAGTAAATCAACAGCAAAGAAAGATGAAGTATATAAGTTTGATCTCTATGAAACAGAAAAAGTAAAGTATTACATAATAGTTTATCCTGATGATTTAAGAGCAAAGATTTATAAACATAATGGTGAAAAGTATATAAAAGAGGGTAATTTTTTTGAAGAAACCTACTTTTTTGAAGAGACTACTTGTAAAGTAAATCTTGATTTTAAAAAGGTTTTTAAAAAGTTTAGAAATTAA